The genome window ACCAACGATTCTTTCCACGCTGGGCCGGCGATTACCCCGGCAATGATGTAACAAACGTAAAATCCGGAGGCAGCCAGAAAGACTTTCTCAACCGTCTTGTACTGGCCTTTAACTACCAGCAGCCAAACCAACGCCGCACAAATCGGCACCGAAATGTACTTGGACACTCCGAACAGTCCCAGGCTGGCGGCAATGCCAGCGAATTCAGCCACGACGTTGCCAAAGTTGGTGATGGTAACGCCCAGCATCATAAAGAAAGTTATGCGGAAGCCGTACTCTTCGCGGATGAGGTCGCTCAGCCCCTTGCCGGTGGCCGCCCCCATGCGGGATGCCATCTCCTGAATCACAATCAGGGATAGCGTGACTGGGATCATGGTCCACAGCAGCGAGTAACCGAATTGAGCGCCGGCAGACGAGTAGGTAAGGATGCCACCGGCATCGTTGTCTACATTGGCGGTGATGATTCCGGGGCCAATAACAGCCAGGAGGACGAGAATTTTCCTGCGCTGTCTGGCCCATCGTAATGCACGCTTCACGTTAAGAAGTCCGATTTATCAGAGTGGCAACAGAATAAATGCGGTCTAGCAGATTTGGTAAATAGATTTAACGCCCAAGGCAGGACTTTTTTGGTTCGGAAGTCGAAATGCAAGGCACGCGAGGTCAGAGCTTGCTGCGCAAAAGGCTGATCACATCGTCCGAAGTGATGACGCCGGTCAGCTTACCCTCATCATCCACTACAGGCAGGGTAATAAGATTGTATTTATCGAACAACTCTGCCACTTCTTTCTCACTCGCCCCTGCATGGGCTGAAATCAGTGGCTCCATGCTGAGGGGTTGAAGCGGGTCGCCGGCACTGGCCAACACCAGCCTGGACAAGGGCACGGCTCCCACCAACTTTCCTTCTTTATCCACCAGGTACACGGTGCTTACGGTTTCAATCCCACCCTCAAAGTGGCGCAACATCTCGACGGCGTCGTGCACTGTAGCATTGGGCGGGAGGGCCATGTACTCGGTGGTCATCCGTCCGGCAGCCGTGTCGCCACTAAACTCGAGCAGGTCGGCTACTTCGCTGCGCTCCTCGGGTTCCATCTCTCCCAGGATTTCTTCGCTAGTCTCTTCCGGCAGCTCTTTTAGCAGAGCCGCAGCCGCGTCGGGGTCCATCTCGCCAACGATGTCGGCGGCGCGATCAGAATCGAGTGATTCCACAATTGAGGCCTGAAGCTTGGGATGTACCTCCTCGAGCGCCTCGGCCGCCACTCCGTGATCCAGAGTCTCGAAGACAGCTTCGCGCTCGGCTGGCGCCAATTCTTCGATGATGTCGGCAATATCGGCGGGGTGCAACCGTGCTAGTCGCTCATAAGAGATCTTCAGCTTTACCCGGCGAGCTGGATCGGTCTCAATTACGTCGACAAATTCCCAGGGAATCTCGCGCGGCGGAATGTTTCGCAATAAGATTCGGAGCGCGGGCATCGGAACCAGTCCTTTGAGCAACCGACGTACCGCGCCACGCGGGCCGACGTCAACCCCGCCAATTTTCAGCACCACGTGGTTATTGACCAACTCGTGTTGCAGGTCCACATCGTTCACGCGAACGACCTTGCGTCCATGGACGTCAATTATTTGTTGGTCCAGCAGGTCACGGCTCAGCAGGAAAGTGCCCTCCGACTCGGAGCCCTTAGGCCAGTCCTTCATCGGAGTAGAGGAACGTATTCCGCCATTGATGTTGGTTATCGCTGCGAACGATAGCATTCGGTCGCCGGACTTGGTCTTAACCACCAATGCCGCCACTCGCGCCGAGTCTTCCTGGGGATGCATGGCAACTTCGCGCACCCGTCCGCTCGCGCCCGCGGAATCGAACACGGGCGCGCCCAACAGCTCGGTGAGGGCAACTTTCGACATCAAGCACGAGAATACAAAAGAGTTTGCGAGGAATCCAGATTAACCTGCATTGTTACCCCAGTTTTATCTGGAGCTGGCTTCATACCCCTGGCCAGCTGGGGTTGCCGGGTTCCGTCCAGCAGCGTGCGGCAGCTCTGGTGCGCCGCGGCCGAGCTTCCAGAGTTGATCTCGGCAGTTGTCTCCCGTGGAGGCCGTCCGAAGCTTGCGGGAGACGCGCTGCGCCAGGTAATTGCGCCAACGTTGCTGATGGTTGGCGACAGAGACCCGGCCGTAATCGAGCTGAACTGCAAAGCGCTAGCCGAGCTGCGAGGCCCGAAAAAACTCGAAATCGTTCCTGGCGCGAGCGATTCATTTACAATCCGGCCCAGGCCCAAGCGAACTGCGCTTTCATTGACATTTCCCAAGCTGACAGGCAAACTACCCCACTGCTGTCCAGCCGCCATTTGACGTAGGATGTATGTGGATCGCGACAGCAGCTGCCGAAGGTCGCTCCGTCGTTTACCATTTTGACCACCTTTAACATGTCCGGTAAGCGCGTTTCTTACACGCTCAACTCGACGCTCGACAGTGTGAATCATGCGGAGGAAACAGCCACCCAAGTTGCCACCAGTGCCGGTTTCGGTGAAGAAGACGTCACTAAGATCGCGATGGCGGTACGCGAGAGCATGGTGAACGCAGTCCTCCATGGCAACGCTTATGATCCGGCCAAGAAAGTGGAGGTGGTATTCGAGCGGACCCCCGGCTCCCTGATCATTACGATCACCGACGAGGGGCGCGGCCTGGACGCCAGCAGGATTCCCGATCCCCTGGCGCCGGAAAACCTGCTCAAGCAATCGGGGCGAGGAATTTTCTTAATACGTGCATTTATGGATGACGTGCAAATACGCGCTTTACATCCAGGCACCGAAATTAAACTTATCAAGCACGTCCACGGCCCAGCCGCGGGACACAAGGAGGCTTCCCAGTGAGTATGAAGACCAGCACACGGCAAGTGGATGGAGTAGTGATCGTTGACCTCAGCGGCCGCATCACTCTGGGCGAAGGCAGCGTGGTCCTGCGGGACACGGTTCGCGACCTGGTGGGAAAAGGGAGCAAGAAGATCCTGCTGAACCTGGGTGACGTCAACTACATTGACAGCTCCGGGATCGGTGAGCTTGTCAGCGCCTTTACCACGGTGCGCAATCAGGGCGGCGAATTGAAGCTGCTGAAGCTGACCAAGAAGGTCCACGACCTGCTGCAAATCACAAAGTTGTATACCGTATTCGACGTTAAAGACGACGAGGCCACTGCGATCAAATCGTTTAAGTAGCGGTCATTCGTTGAACTGAATTAAGCCCGGGATTTCGTGGCCACCAAGTTCGGGTCCGCGACTCCCGGGCTTTTCCTTTGCTCGCGGAAAATGGCGGCTTTGCTCCTCGTCACATCCCGAGTCGCCGACCCAACGTACAATGAAGGCCTTTAGAGAGGACTCTTATGCGCATTTCCCGATTGGAAAAGTCGCAGGTTGACGCTGGTAGTGCCGAAATTTTCGACACCTACCTGAAGGAGCGCGGCAATGTTCCCAACATGTTCCGGACCGCCGCGCATCGCCCGGACATTTTGCGCACGCTGATCGCGCATTTCCGGGCCGTCATGAATACCGGCACAGTTCCCGCAAAGCTCAAAGAGTTGCTGGTTGTGCGGACCTCGCAGATTAACGGCTGT of Terriglobales bacterium contains these proteins:
- a CDS encoding CBS domain-containing protein — encoded protein: MSKVALTELLGAPVFDSAGASGRVREVAMHPQEDSARVAALVVKTKSGDRMLSFAAITNINGGIRSSTPMKDWPKGSESEGTFLLSRDLLDQQIIDVHGRKVVRVNDVDLQHELVNNHVVLKIGGVDVGPRGAVRRLLKGLVPMPALRILLRNIPPREIPWEFVDVIETDPARRVKLKISYERLARLHPADIADIIEELAPAEREAVFETLDHGVAAEALEEVHPKLQASIVESLDSDRAADIVGEMDPDAAAALLKELPEETSEEILGEMEPEERSEVADLLEFSGDTAAGRMTTEYMALPPNATVHDAVEMLRHFEGGIETVSTVYLVDKEGKLVGAVPLSRLVLASAGDPLQPLSMEPLISAHAGASEKEVAELFDKYNLITLPVVDDEGKLTGVITSDDVISLLRSKL
- a CDS encoding ATP-binding protein, whose product is MSGKRVSYTLNSTLDSVNHAEETATQVATSAGFGEEDVTKIAMAVRESMVNAVLHGNAYDPAKKVEVVFERTPGSLIITITDEGRGLDASRIPDPLAPENLLKQSGRGIFLIRAFMDDVQIRALHPGTEIKLIKHVHGPAAGHKEASQ
- a CDS encoding STAS domain-containing protein, which translates into the protein MSMKTSTRQVDGVVIVDLSGRITLGEGSVVLRDTVRDLVGKGSKKILLNLGDVNYIDSSGIGELVSAFTTVRNQGGELKLLKLTKKVHDLLQITKLYTVFDVKDDEATAIKSFK
- a CDS encoding carboxymuconolactone decarboxylase family protein, whose product is MRISRLEKSQVDAGSAEIFDTYLKERGNVPNMFRTAAHRPDILRTLIAHFRAVMNTGTVPAKLKELLVVRTSQINGCEY